A region of Sulfurimonas sp. DNA encodes the following proteins:
- the aroB gene encoding 3-dehydroquinate synthase: MLVNIPLKKTIDNSYDITIDTLEKKYFDTKVAIVTNDTVSELHLKYLLEKISAKELHIITLKDGEQYKNQQSIDAILDSMFEHKFNRKSMLIAFGGGVIGDMTGFAASIYQRGIDFIQIPTTLLSQVDASVGGKTGMNNSYGKNLVGAFHQPRAVYIDPYFLTTLPSREFSAGFAEIVKMAVTFNKKFFEYLQIANLKDEKILEEVIKKAVQTKANVVAQDEKEHGIRAALNYGHTFGHVIENETKYIEFLHGEAVAIGMVMANEISVKMGLMTKEEALSIKDLLQKYKLPTRYKVENSDDFYETFFLDKKSSDAKITFIIPVGIGGVKITNAVDKDLVISVLNEFGEV, encoded by the coding sequence ATGCTAGTAAATATACCTCTTAAAAAAACTATAGATAACTCTTATGATATAACTATCGATACTCTTGAAAAAAAATACTTTGATACAAAAGTAGCAATAGTTACAAACGATACTGTTTCAGAGTTACATCTTAAATATCTTTTAGAAAAAATATCTGCGAAAGAACTTCATATAATTACACTCAAAGATGGAGAACAATATAAAAATCAACAAAGCATAGATGCTATACTAGATTCTATGTTTGAGCATAAGTTTAATAGGAAATCAATGTTAATAGCTTTTGGTGGAGGTGTTATTGGGGATATGACAGGTTTTGCTGCAAGTATTTATCAAAGAGGTATTGACTTTATTCAGATACCTACAACGCTTCTTTCTCAGGTAGATGCTAGTGTTGGTGGAAAAACTGGTATGAATAATTCTTACGGAAAAAATCTTGTTGGTGCTTTTCATCAACCGCGCGCGGTATATATAGACCCATATTTTTTAACAACGCTCCCATCAAGGGAATTTAGTGCTGGATTTGCTGAAATAGTTAAAATGGCGGTAACCTTTAACAAAAAATTCTTTGAGTATTTACAAATAGCTAACTTAAAAGATGAAAAAATCTTAGAAGAAGTTATAAAAAAAGCAGTTCAAACAAAAGCTAATGTAGTAGCACAAGATGAGAAAGAACATGGCATACGAGCTGCTTTAAACTATGGACATACTTTTGGTCATGTTATTGAAAATGAAACAAAATATATAGAATTTTTACATGGAGAAGCAGTAGCCATAGGTATGGTTATGGCAAATGAAATATCTGTAAAGATGGGCTTGATGACAAAAGAAGAAGCTTTAAGTATAAAAGATTTATTGCAAAAATACAAACTACCAACAAGATATAAAGTAGAAAACTCTGATGATTTTTATGAAACATTTTTTCTTGATAAAAAAAGTTCAGATGCTAAGATAACTTTTATCATTCCTGTTGGTATTGGTGGTGTTAAAATTACTAATGCAGTAGATAAAGATTTAGTTATCTCAGTTTTAAATGAATTTGGAGAAGTATGA
- a CDS encoding mechanosensitive ion channel family protein, translated as MMIKILSILLLISSVLFANEITAEELKANAELKERQRVTKVIEYVRTLQNLENEISKEKVWTKSYASYMTSLDVRNSLQKIKKRIKYLKNKAKKNLSQQDELNALISKERILASQIEKLKKKNTAPFSKIITPPSIEDRPSISNPFDIFAGISLKKTLTSGYNDYIKRKDELTDLIIILEKEKMIYNELTSIDVDNKYDIDSSKKTKQLERFKTALDTMSVTAEVYQKRLEILEININKDIEVQVIKLGKIGVVILIVFFVFFILRLFVKKYITDNERFYMANKFITFINVTIIILILFFNYIENVSYLVTILGFASAGIAIAMKDWFMSILGWLVIVIGGSIHVGDRIRVDMDGMKYVGDVMDISLLRMTILEDITLTAIMKNRRAGRIIFVPNNFVFTRMIANYTHSSLKTVWDGVHLTITFDSNHKKAMHLAKEIVKKYSKGYTDITRKQLNKLRNQYSLKNTNVEPRIFSFIEPNGISIDSWYLTNAYATLTLRSVISVEIVDAFNAADDITIAYPTQKLHIQSEPKQPPFNTNEIL; from the coding sequence ATGATGATAAAAATATTATCAATTTTATTACTTATTTCTTCAGTATTATTTGCAAATGAGATTACAGCCGAAGAATTAAAAGCTAATGCTGAGCTAAAAGAAAGACAAAGAGTCACAAAAGTTATAGAATATGTAAGAACTTTACAAAATCTTGAAAATGAAATATCTAAAGAGAAAGTTTGGACGAAAAGTTATGCTTCTTATATGACCTCTCTTGATGTTAGAAATTCTCTTCAAAAGATAAAAAAACGCATAAAATACCTTAAAAATAAAGCTAAAAAAAATCTAAGTCAGCAAGATGAACTAAATGCGTTGATTTCAAAAGAGAGAATTTTAGCTTCTCAAATAGAAAAACTAAAAAAGAAAAATACAGCACCATTTTCAAAGATAATTACTCCTCCAAGTATTGAAGATAGACCAAGCATATCAAACCCTTTTGATATTTTTGCAGGAATTTCACTTAAAAAAACACTTACTTCAGGTTACAATGATTATATAAAAAGAAAAGATGAATTAACAGATTTAATAATTATTTTAGAAAAAGAAAAAATGATTTATAACGAACTCACTTCAATAGATGTTGATAATAAATATGATATAGATTCAAGTAAAAAGACTAAACAACTAGAACGCTTTAAAACTGCACTTGATACCATGAGTGTTACAGCAGAAGTTTATCAAAAAAGATTAGAAATTTTAGAGATAAATATCAACAAAGATATAGAAGTTCAAGTTATAAAACTTGGCAAGATAGGAGTTGTTATTCTTATCGTATTTTTTGTATTTTTTATTTTAAGACTTTTTGTTAAAAAATATATAACAGACAATGAACGCTTTTATATGGCAAATAAGTTTATTACTTTTATAAATGTAACTATTATTATTTTGATTTTATTTTTTAACTATATAGAAAATGTCAGTTATTTAGTAACTATTTTAGGTTTTGCATCTGCTGGTATCGCTATTGCGATGAAAGATTGGTTTATGAGTATTTTAGGTTGGCTTGTAATTGTTATAGGCGGTAGCATTCATGTTGGAGATAGAATTAGAGTTGATATGGATGGTATGAAATATGTTGGTGATGTGATGGATATTTCATTACTTCGTATGACAATTTTAGAAGATATTACGCTAACGGCAATTATGAAAAACAGGAGAGCAGGAAGAATAATCTTCGTGCCAAATAATTTTGTTTTTACTCGTATGATAGCTAACTATACTCACTCTTCACTAAAAACTGTTTGGGATGGTGTTCATCTAACTATCACTTTTGATTCAAATCATAAAAAAGCGATGCATTTAGCTAAAGAAATAGTTAAAAAGTATTCTAAAGGTTATACCGATATTACAAGAAAACAATTAAATAAACTTAGAAATCAATATAGTCTTAAAAATACAAATGTAGAGCCTAGAATTTTTTCTTTTATAGAGCCAAATGGTATATCTATTGATTCTTGGTATTTAACAAATGCTTACGCTACTTTGACTTTAAGAAGTGTTATTTCTGTTGAGATTGTAGATGCTTTTAACGCAGCGGATGATATAACCATCGCATACCCTACTCAAAAACTACATATTCAAAGTGAGCCAAAGCAACCTCCTTTTAATACTAACGAGATTCTATGA
- the mtaB gene encoding tRNA (N(6)-L-threonylcarbamoyladenosine(37)-C(2))-methylthiotransferase MtaB, whose amino-acid sequence MKKVYFKTFGCRTNLYDSQVMMGALKEHEITQNEAEADTIVINSCTVTNGADTHVRSYISHIEKTASAKILLTGCGAHTKGESLLASGRVHGVFGQSEKLKIDSLLSEEKPFYDAGDLNHIDEAVVDDFVGKSRAFIKIQEGCDFRCSYCIIPFVRGSARSMNESKILEQITRLALNGFGEFILTGTNVGSYGKKTDSSMAKLMKKISKIRGVRRIRLGSVEPIQIDDEFKELLDEPWLEKHLHIALQHTSPQMLRLMNRRNVYKQDKELFDILASKDFAIGTDFIIGHPGESEDIWTEAMQNVHNLPLTHLHAFSYSKRDGTASATMKLDVNGKLAKERLHELEDIVKSKNLEFRKAFNGELEVLIESKKDSFFIGYDQHFNKILVESNEDLLGNWINIKNYERREGFNYAKF is encoded by the coding sequence ATGAAGAAAGTCTACTTCAAGACTTTTGGATGCAGAACAAACCTCTATGATTCGCAAGTGATGATGGGTGCTTTAAAAGAGCATGAAATCACACAAAATGAAGCCGAAGCCGATACCATAGTTATAAACTCTTGTACGGTTACAAATGGGGCAGACACTCATGTTCGCTCATATATTTCTCATATAGAAAAAACTGCAAGTGCCAAAATACTTTTAACAGGTTGTGGAGCACATACAAAGGGGGAGAGTCTCTTAGCATCTGGGAGAGTTCATGGTGTTTTTGGTCAAAGTGAAAAACTTAAAATAGATTCTTTACTTTCAGAAGAAAAACCTTTTTATGATGCTGGAGATTTAAATCATATAGATGAAGCAGTAGTTGATGATTTTGTGGGTAAAAGTAGAGCTTTTATAAAAATACAAGAGGGTTGTGATTTTAGATGCTCTTATTGTATTATCCCTTTTGTTCGCGGGAGTGCGAGAAGCATGAATGAGAGCAAAATTTTAGAACAGATTACTAGATTAGCCCTTAATGGATTTGGTGAGTTTATTTTAACTGGAACAAATGTTGGTAGTTATGGAAAAAAAACAGATAGTTCTATGGCTAAATTAATGAAAAAAATATCAAAAATTCGAGGGGTAAGACGCATAAGGCTAGGAAGTGTAGAACCCATTCAAATAGATGATGAGTTTAAAGAGCTTCTTGATGAACCGTGGCTTGAAAAGCATTTGCATATTGCTCTTCAGCATACTTCTCCGCAGATGCTTCGTCTTATGAATAGAAGAAATGTTTATAAACAAGATAAAGAACTTTTTGATATCTTAGCTTCTAAAGATTTTGCAATTGGAACCGATTTTATAATAGGTCACCCAGGTGAGAGTGAGGATATTTGGACGGAAGCTATGCAAAATGTTCATAATTTACCCCTTACGCATCTTCATGCTTTTTCTTATTCTAAAAGAGACGGTACAGCATCTGCAACAATGAAGTTAGATGTTAATGGTAAACTTGCTAAAGAGCGTTTGCATGAGTTAGAAGATATCGTTAAGAGTAAAAATTTAGAATTTAGAAAAGCTTTTAATGGTGAGTTAGAAGTTTTAATAGAAAGTAAAAAAGATTCATTTTTTATAGGGTACGATCAACATTTTAACAAAATTTTAGTTGAATCAAATGAAGACCTGCTAGGAAATTGGATAAATATTAAAAATTATGAAAGAAGAGAGGGATTTAACTATGCCAAGTTCTAA
- a CDS encoding AAA family ATPase: protein MPSSNTNRILLYVSAFFIIALILFALLRDIASEITLKDAQKILENRTVTQVTVAKEFVYLKTDSNFYKIASSQVTPKMFIDYKVKVDTGANILIYFLFGVLFLGIGTIILRWWQKREPLIEGGGVRQSVKNDLNDASPIEAIKSDVKFSDIGGISDVKMELEEIIDFMKNPKKYKNFGARMPKGVLLVGPPGVGKTMIAKAVAHEAGVPFYYQSGASFVQIYVGMGAKRVHELFEAAKNNSPSIIFIDEIDAVGKERDGTRNDEREATLNQLLTEMDGFESKNGVIVVAATNKIDILDSALLRAGRFDRRVFVELPTKRERSCILSKYIKEVPHDLDVDAISNMTVGFNGASLAALVNEAALLALRQNDFQVNIEHFHQVKDKVMFGKKKLQMLSEKQKAFRVTYQAAKVICATYFDLPFEKLMLSNEKLTPTTDEPLIQHELESRIKMLLAGIVACSLKYGEHASSAKIDLDEAKELISKMLQEYGMGNSLISNGDDKLTLMNKLYDETKIFIESMSVAMNAVEAVLSERESISKIDVKKEIDAIL, encoded by the coding sequence ATGCCAAGTTCTAATACAAACAGAATTCTATTATATGTTTCAGCTTTTTTCATTATAGCTTTAATTCTTTTCGCACTATTAAGAGATATCGCATCTGAGATAACACTCAAAGATGCGCAAAAAATACTAGAAAATAGAACAGTTACTCAGGTAACAGTTGCTAAAGAATTTGTATATTTAAAAACAGATAGCAATTTTTACAAAATAGCTTCTTCACAAGTTACTCCAAAAATGTTTATAGATTATAAAGTAAAAGTAGATACTGGAGCAAATATCCTTATTTATTTTCTTTTTGGAGTTTTATTTTTAGGAATTGGAACTATTATTCTTAGATGGTGGCAAAAAAGAGAACCTCTTATCGAAGGTGGTGGAGTTAGACAGAGCGTTAAAAATGATTTAAATGATGCTTCTCCTATTGAAGCGATAAAAAGTGATGTTAAGTTTAGCGATATCGGTGGAATAAGTGATGTTAAAATGGAACTTGAAGAGATCATAGATTTCATGAAAAATCCAAAAAAATATAAAAATTTTGGAGCTAGAATGCCAAAAGGTGTACTCTTGGTTGGTCCTCCTGGAGTTGGTAAGACTATGATTGCTAAAGCTGTTGCTCATGAGGCAGGAGTTCCATTTTACTATCAAAGTGGTGCTTCTTTTGTTCAAATATATGTAGGCATGGGTGCAAAAAGAGTTCATGAACTCTTTGAGGCTGCAAAAAATAATTCTCCTTCTATTATATTTATAGATGAGATAGATGCTGTTGGAAAAGAGAGAGATGGTACTAGAAATGATGAAAGAGAAGCAACGCTAAACCAACTTCTAACAGAAATGGATGGCTTTGAAAGTAAAAATGGCGTTATTGTTGTTGCAGCTACAAATAAAATAGATATCCTAGACTCTGCTCTTCTTCGTGCAGGTAGATTTGATAGAAGAGTATTTGTTGAGCTTCCTACAAAAAGAGAACGCTCTTGTATTTTAAGTAAATATATTAAAGAAGTTCCACATGATTTAGATGTAGATGCCATATCAAATATGACAGTTGGTTTTAATGGAGCTTCTTTAGCTGCTCTAGTAAATGAAGCTGCACTTTTAGCTTTAAGACAAAATGATTTTCAAGTTAATATTGAGCATTTTCATCAAGTAAAAGATAAAGTTATGTTTGGCAAGAAAAAGTTACAAATGCTAAGTGAGAAGCAAAAAGCATTTCGTGTTACTTATCAAGCTGCAAAAGTAATATGTGCTACTTATTTTGACTTACCTTTTGAAAAATTAATGCTTTCAAATGAAAAACTTACGCCAACTACTGATGAACCACTAATTCAACATGAGTTAGAATCAAGAATTAAAATGCTTTTAGCTGGAATAGTAGCTTGTTCATTAAAGTATGGAGAACATGCTAGTAGTGCTAAGATAGATTTAGATGAAGCAAAAGAGTTAATATCAAAAATGCTTCAAGAGTATGGCATGGGTAATAGTTTAATATCTAATGGTGATGATAAACTGACTCTAATGAATAAGCTATACGATGAAACGAAAATCTTCATAGAGTCAATGAGTGTCGCTATGAATGCGGTTGAAGCTGTTTTAAGTGAAAGAGAAAGCATAAGTAAAATAGATGTAAAAAAAGAGATAGATGCAATTCTTTAG
- the bioV gene encoding pimelyl-ACP methyl ester esterase BioV has protein sequence MQFFSGFSISKEEYLLEDFLNTSAYTISGFSYGAIKAFQEAKKKLASRQRVDTLQLLSPAFFQSKDEKFKRLQKRAYSKNKIIYLKQFLNSCFEPYEKKIVQNRVSNLEELDELLFYIWSLDELKKLQEQGVKIEVYLGGKDSIVDALSAKEFFLEVATVTYIKDANHFLQTT, from the coding sequence ATGCAATTCTTTAGCGGTTTTTCTATCTCAAAAGAAGAGTATCTTTTAGAAGATTTTTTAAATACTTCAGCATATACTATTTCAGGTTTTTCGTATGGGGCAATAAAAGCATTTCAAGAAGCAAAAAAGAAGTTGGCATCTAGGCAAAGAGTAGATACTTTACAGCTTTTATCTCCTGCATTTTTTCAATCAAAAGATGAAAAATTTAAAAGACTTCAAAAGAGAGCATACTCTAAAAATAAGATAATATATTTAAAGCAGTTTTTAAACTCTTGTTTTGAGCCTTATGAAAAAAAAATAGTACAAAATAGAGTTAGTAATTTAGAAGAACTTGATGAGTTGCTTTTTTATATATGGAGTCTCGATGAGTTGAAAAAACTCCAAGAGCAGGGTGTTAAGATAGAAGTTTATTTAGGCGGTAAAGATAGTATAGTAGATGCTCTTAGTGCAAAAGAGTTTTTTTTAGAAGTGGCAACGGTTACATATATTAAAGATGCAAATCATTTTTTACAGACTACATAA
- the mog gene encoding molybdopterin adenylyltransferase, with protein MSKIKIGVITASDRASKGIYEDISGVAIQDTMKDYLKSEFEIIYRCIPDEQYVIEHTIKELCDEEACCLVVTTGGTGPALRDVTPEATENVCEKMMPGFGELMRQVSLKYVPTAILSRQTAGIRGKSLIINLPGKPKSIRECLDAVFPAVPYCIDLIEGPFLEVKEDVINVFRPKAK; from the coding sequence ATGAGTAAAATAAAAATAGGCGTTATTACTGCTAGTGATAGAGCTAGTAAAGGAATATATGAAGATATTTCAGGTGTTGCAATTCAAGATACAATGAAAGATTATTTAAAAAGTGAATTTGAGATAATTTATAGATGCATTCCAGATGAGCAATATGTGATTGAGCATACAATCAAAGAGTTATGTGATGAAGAAGCTTGTTGTTTAGTTGTAACAACAGGTGGAACAGGACCAGCTTTAAGAGATGTAACTCCAGAAGCAACTGAGAATGTGTGTGAGAAGATGATGCCAGGTTTTGGTGAGCTTATGCGTCAAGTTAGTTTAAAGTATGTTCCTACAGCTATTCTTTCAAGACAGACAGCAGGAATCAGAGGGAAATCTTTAATTATTAACCTCCCTGGAAAACCAAAGTCTATTCGTGAATGTTTAGATGCTGTGTTTCCAGCAGTTCCATACTGCATAGACTTAATTGAAGGTCCATTTTTAGAGGTAAAAGAAGATGTTATAAATGTTTTTAGACCAAAGGCTAAGTAA
- a CDS encoding exodeoxyribonuclease III, with protein MSNSIEIISWNVNGIRAIGNKEALKWVDERQPDILCLQEIKALEEQIPQELFDKKYQEIIVNSATKKGYSGTMTWSTLQSNYNSTCTNIDTLTEGRIVETHYDDIVLFNVYFPNGQKDETRLAYKMKFYNDFLDYCEKLKDKGKSIIICGDVNTAHKEIDLKNPKSNSKTSGFLPIERAWIDKLLEHGYIDTFRYVNDDEIDRYSWWSYRSGARLKNVGWRIDYFFISEDLAENLEDAFILDYIEGSDHCPVGIRLSI; from the coding sequence ATGTCAAACTCAATAGAAATAATTTCATGGAATGTTAATGGTATTCGTGCTATTGGTAACAAAGAAGCTCTAAAATGGGTAGATGAAAGACAACCTGATATTTTATGTCTCCAAGAGATAAAAGCCCTAGAAGAGCAAATACCGCAAGAACTGTTTGATAAAAAATATCAAGAAATTATAGTAAATTCTGCGACTAAAAAGGGTTACAGTGGGACTATGACTTGGAGTACTTTACAAAGCAACTATAATTCTACCTGTACAAATATAGATACTTTAACAGAAGGCAGAATAGTAGAAACTCACTACGATGATATAGTTCTTTTCAATGTCTACTTTCCAAATGGTCAAAAAGATGAAACTAGACTTGCATATAAAATGAAGTTTTATAATGACTTTTTAGATTACTGCGAAAAGCTAAAAGATAAAGGAAAATCAATTATTATTTGCGGTGATGTAAACACAGCACACAAAGAGATTGACCTAAAAAATCCAAAATCAAACTCTAAAACATCAGGTTTTTTACCAATAGAAAGAGCATGGATAGATAAGCTCTTAGAACATGGCTATATAGATACTTTTAGATATGTAAATGATGATGAGATTGATAGATATAGCTGGTGGTCTTATCGCTCTGGCGCTAGACTTAAAAATGTAGGTTGGAGGATAGATTACTTTTTCATTAGTGAAGATTTGGCAGAAAACCTAGAAGATGCATTTATTTTAGACTATATTGAAGGCTCTGACCACTGTCCTGTTGGGATAAGACTAAGTATTTAA
- a CDS encoding CoB--CoM heterodisulfide reductase iron-sulfur subunit B family protein gives MKKLKYALFTGCTAKQSTPEQMMSTLAVAKKLNIELVELTEASCCGASHLQDYDDFLSLVLNARNIAYAEKHELTMVTICNTCQLNTAMTKHRLDNNEDLKARVNEKLGEVGLEYKGTSAVTHFLYAIIDDIGLDKIKEMVVKPLSQFNIAPFYGCHNIRPSELQNKTHKTPENPYNPTSLDDLIIACGGHTVDYEQKNKCCGFHVELQAPKTASILAGTAIAGATDGNADWMVTPCPLCHLKLDTQMKHSGDAVGRDLNLPVLHMQQMIGLALGCETSELGLEHHISEVNFI, from the coding sequence ATGAAAAAACTAAAATATGCACTTTTTACAGGATGCACAGCTAAACAGAGTACTCCAGAGCAAATGATGTCAACTTTAGCGGTTGCTAAAAAATTAAATATAGAGCTAGTTGAACTTACGGAAGCATCATGTTGTGGAGCTTCACATTTACAAGATTATGATGACTTTTTATCTCTAGTTTTAAATGCAAGAAATATTGCTTATGCAGAAAAACATGAACTTACAATGGTGACAATCTGTAATACTTGTCAATTAAATACTGCAATGACAAAACATCGTTTAGATAATAATGAAGATTTAAAAGCAAGAGTAAATGAAAAACTTGGGGAAGTTGGCTTAGAGTATAAAGGCACTTCTGCTGTTACTCATTTTCTATATGCTATCATAGATGATATTGGTCTTGATAAAATCAAAGAGATGGTAGTTAAACCTCTTAGTCAGTTTAACATTGCTCCTTTTTATGGCTGTCACAATATTCGTCCATCTGAGCTTCAAAACAAAACTCATAAAACTCCTGAAAATCCTTACAACCCTACTTCACTAGATGATTTAATCATCGCTTGTGGTGGTCATACTGTAGATTATGAGCAAAAAAATAAATGTTGTGGTTTTCATGTTGAACTTCAAGCTCCTAAAACTGCTTCTATCTTAGCAGGAACTGCTATAGCTGGTGCGACAGATGGAAATGCTGACTGGATGGTAACTCCGTGTCCATTATGTCATCTTAAACTTGATACTCAAATGAAACACTCTGGAGATGCAGTAGGTCGTGACTTAAATCTTCCTGTTCTTCATATGCAACAAATGATAGGTCTTGCACTTGGTTGTGAAACAAGTGAACTTGGTCTTGAACATCATATAAGTGAAGTGAATTTTATCTAA
- a CDS encoding succinate dehydrogenase iron-sulfur subunit has protein sequence MSINKITTQQVNFRVFRFNADEDYLPYYENYTMEVTSEEVVLDILNRIKWDHDGSFSYRRSCRHGICGACSIKVNGRATLACKESMSTMIEFFGNELTIEPLSIKRAIKDMIIDKGDFWEKHDSVHPYLISDVDEHPEHEHLVTPEEAEELNEADLCIQCGACHYACPVVEVNEDFFGPAAFAKAYRFEADVRDDTHVKRLEELHKEKQGLWDCVKCYECAEVCPKDVNPIDKITKLHHMLFREGVATSNVATRHAVGFMHSIKKRGVLDEGELVLYSEGPGVIKHVPVAMKMYKKGKIVMPWAVPKSDNLDEIQKLVKSSSTSKF, from the coding sequence ATGAGTATCAATAAAATAACTACACAACAAGTAAACTTCAGAGTATTTCGTTTTAATGCTGATGAAGATTACCTTCCATATTATGAAAATTATACAATGGAAGTGACTTCTGAGGAAGTTGTACTAGATATACTAAACAGAATTAAATGGGACCACGATGGTAGTTTTTCATATCGTCGTAGCTGTCGTCATGGTATTTGTGGCGCATGTTCCATAAAAGTAAATGGTCGAGCTACTCTTGCATGTAAAGAAAGCATGAGTACTATGATAGAGTTTTTTGGTAATGAACTTACTATTGAACCGCTGAGTATCAAAAGAGCTATAAAAGATATGATTATAGATAAGGGTGATTTCTGGGAAAAACATGACTCCGTGCATCCATACCTTATCTCTGATGTTGATGAACATCCAGAGCATGAACACTTAGTAACGCCAGAAGAAGCGGAAGAATTAAATGAAGCAGATCTGTGTATTCAATGTGGAGCATGTCACTATGCTTGTCCAGTTGTTGAAGTTAATGAAGACTTTTTTGGTCCTGCCGCTTTTGCTAAAGCTTATAGATTTGAGGCAGATGTGCGAGATGATACTCATGTTAAAAGACTTGAAGAGCTACATAAAGAGAAACAAGGTCTTTGGGACTGTGTAAAATGCTATGAGTGTGCTGAAGTTTGTCCAAAAGATGTTAACCCTATTGATAAAATAACTAAACTTCACCACATGCTCTTTAGAGAAGGTGTTGCAACTTCAAATGTGGCTACTCGCCATGCGGTTGGATTTATGCACTCTATCAAAAAACGCGGTGTTCTAGATGAAGGAGAGTTAGTTCTTTACTCTGAAGGTCCAGGTGTTATTAAACATGTTCCTGTTGCTATGAAAATGTACAAAAAAGGTAAAATTGTTATGCCTTGGGCTGTGCCAAAATCTGATAACCTTGATGAAATTCAAAAACTTGTAAAATCATCATCAACATCAAAGTTCTAG